In Streptomyces sp. NBC_01707, a genomic segment contains:
- a CDS encoding sugar transferase, whose protein sequence is MGHVELPESEISGPAGLAGAPRPRTASNRPHSTVLEQLWSAPTVQRNRSDHRPGPKKRPGRYLPLIVCADLLGMGIPAWLVLGAYGQPRAQLAAVVSASAWAGVRAVRGRYTSPRPAGFAGALTAPGDWLLFMGVMAVLATVFSEPVQPVTAVAALAPGLLVTVVVSTVRHLPWPGGRQQAAHRVLVVGEAPGVDRAVQLLGSRTDHAYTVVAAIPVGTASLSGEAPVPGRLAPAPADDDVTTVLGGAFAHDADLALVVPGPQLSGERLRRLSWGLHDGGLQLSVLSDLSDIAAGRVRPASAAGLTLLHIVPPLRRGPQMALKAVVDRIGAALGLVLLTPLLLLIGAAIRFTSAGPVFHRQIRQGQHNQPFTMWKFRTMVEDAETHKAKLATANENDGPMFKMRRDPRVTRIGRVLRRTSLDELPQLLNVILGDMSLVGPRPPLPEEVSRYDERELRRLAVRPGLTGLWQVSGRSDLSWQETVALDLWYVDNWSVATDLGLMARTLRAVTDGRGAY, encoded by the coding sequence ATGGGGCATGTCGAGCTACCCGAATCCGAAATATCAGGACCCGCGGGACTGGCGGGCGCGCCACGTCCACGGACTGCTTCAAACCGGCCGCACAGCACGGTACTCGAACAGCTGTGGAGCGCCCCGACCGTACAGCGCAACCGTTCCGACCACCGGCCCGGCCCGAAGAAGAGACCGGGCCGATACCTGCCGCTCATCGTCTGCGCCGATCTTCTCGGCATGGGGATACCGGCCTGGCTCGTACTGGGCGCCTACGGACAGCCGCGGGCACAGCTCGCCGCCGTGGTGTCCGCGTCGGCGTGGGCAGGCGTCCGGGCCGTGCGTGGCAGGTACACGAGCCCGCGGCCGGCGGGCTTCGCGGGCGCGCTGACCGCTCCGGGGGACTGGCTGCTGTTCATGGGCGTGATGGCCGTGCTCGCGACCGTGTTCAGCGAGCCGGTCCAGCCGGTGACCGCGGTCGCGGCGCTGGCGCCCGGCCTGCTGGTGACCGTCGTCGTGTCGACGGTGCGTCACCTCCCGTGGCCGGGAGGGCGACAGCAGGCCGCGCACCGGGTGCTGGTGGTCGGCGAAGCGCCCGGGGTGGACCGGGCGGTGCAGCTGCTCGGTTCCCGTACGGACCACGCCTACACCGTGGTGGCCGCCATACCCGTGGGGACGGCGTCACTGAGCGGTGAGGCTCCGGTGCCGGGGCGGCTCGCACCCGCCCCGGCGGACGACGACGTGACGACGGTCCTGGGCGGAGCCTTCGCCCATGACGCGGACCTGGCACTGGTCGTACCCGGACCACAGCTCTCCGGGGAACGTCTGCGACGCCTGTCCTGGGGGCTGCACGACGGGGGGCTCCAACTGTCCGTGCTGTCGGACCTCTCGGACATCGCGGCGGGCCGGGTGCGTCCCGCCTCCGCGGCCGGGCTGACGCTGCTGCACATCGTGCCGCCGCTGCGCCGGGGGCCTCAGATGGCGCTGAAGGCCGTGGTGGACCGCATCGGTGCGGCCCTCGGACTCGTTCTGCTGACACCGCTGTTGCTGCTGATCGGGGCGGCCATACGGTTCACCTCCGCCGGCCCGGTGTTCCACCGTCAGATCCGTCAGGGGCAGCACAACCAGCCTTTCACCATGTGGAAGTTCCGCACGATGGTGGAGGACGCCGAGACGCACAAGGCGAAGCTGGCGACGGCCAACGAGAACGACGGTCCGATGTTCAAGATGCGGCGCGATCCCCGGGTGACCCGGATAGGCCGGGTCCTGCGCCGGACCTCGCTCGACGAGCTGCCGCAGCTGCTCAACGTCATCCTTGGCGACATGTCACTGGTGGGTCCGCGGCCTCCTCTGCCGGAGGAGGTGTCCCGCTACGACGAGCGTGAGCTCCGGCGGCTCGCGGTCCGGCCCGGGCTGACGGGCCTGTGGCAGGTCAGCGGACGTTCGGACCTGTCCTGGCAAGAGACCGTCGCACTGGACCTGTGGTACGTCGACAACTG
- a CDS encoding FAD-binding protein — protein MTPAEKNWAGNITFGARRLRTPSSEAELQEIVATGTKVRALGTRHSFSTVADTAGDLVSVAGLPRTVDIDREAGTVTVSAGLRFGEFADELHQHGFALHNLGSLPHISVAGACATGTHGSGVANTSLAGAVRALDMVTADGTTARLTRGDADFPGAVVALGALGVVTRLTLDLVPAFDVRQWVYEDLPQARIGDRSGFDEVMSAAYSVSLFTDWRGGPVNQVWLKQRVDADVAAEAPAEWLGARLADGPRHPIQGMPAENCTRQQGVPGAWHKRLPHFRLEFTPSNGDELQSEYFVARSDAAAAFAALDRLRDRIAPLLQIGEIRTVARDDLWLSPAGGTDAVAFHFTWVQDIAAVTPVLGAIEEALAPFGARPHWGKVFTTAPETLRTLYPQYAGFEKLMARSDPAGKFRNDFLDRHFPQ, from the coding sequence GTGACTCCCGCGGAGAAGAACTGGGCCGGAAACATCACCTTCGGTGCGCGGCGGCTGCGTACCCCCAGCTCGGAGGCCGAGCTGCAGGAGATCGTCGCCACCGGCACAAAGGTACGGGCGCTGGGCACCCGGCACTCCTTCAGTACCGTCGCCGACACGGCCGGAGACCTCGTGTCGGTTGCCGGACTGCCTCGCACCGTCGACATCGACCGGGAGGCGGGGACGGTCACCGTCAGCGCGGGACTGCGATTCGGGGAGTTCGCCGACGAACTCCACCAGCACGGCTTCGCCCTGCACAACCTGGGTTCGCTGCCGCACATCTCGGTGGCCGGCGCCTGTGCTACCGGAACGCACGGCTCCGGCGTGGCCAACACCTCCCTGGCCGGTGCGGTCCGGGCGCTGGACATGGTCACGGCGGACGGGACCACCGCGCGGCTGACCCGCGGAGACGCGGACTTCCCCGGCGCGGTGGTCGCCCTCGGCGCCCTCGGCGTGGTGACCCGGCTGACGCTGGACCTGGTGCCCGCCTTCGACGTACGGCAGTGGGTCTACGAGGATCTGCCGCAGGCCCGGATCGGCGACCGGTCCGGGTTCGACGAGGTGATGTCGGCCGCCTACAGCGTCAGTCTCTTCACCGACTGGCGGGGCGGCCCCGTCAACCAGGTCTGGCTCAAGCAGCGAGTGGATGCGGACGTGGCGGCGGAGGCGCCCGCCGAGTGGCTCGGCGCGAGGCTCGCGGACGGTCCGCGCCACCCGATCCAGGGCATGCCGGCCGAGAACTGCACGCGCCAGCAGGGTGTTCCCGGTGCGTGGCACAAGCGTCTGCCGCACTTCCGGCTGGAGTTCACCCCGAGCAACGGGGACGAGTTGCAGTCGGAGTACTTCGTGGCTCGGAGCGACGCCGCGGCAGCCTTCGCCGCGCTCGACCGGCTCCGGGACCGGATCGCCCCGCTGCTGCAGATCGGCGAGATCCGCACCGTGGCCCGCGACGACCTGTGGCTGAGCCCCGCGGGCGGGACCGACGCGGTGGCCTTCCACTTCACCTGGGTGCAGGACATCGCCGCCGTCACACCGGTGCTCGGGGCGATCGAGGAGGCCCTGGCACCGTTCGGTGCCCGTCCGCACTGGGGCAAGGTGTTCACGACCGCACCCGAGACGCTGCGCACGCTGTACCCGCAGTACGCCGGCTTCGAGAAGCTGATGGCCAGGTCCGACCCGGCGGGCAAGTTCCGCAACGATTTCCTGGACCGCCACTTTCCGCAGTGA
- a CDS encoding MASE1 domain-containing protein: protein MIRSEETRRTASAVLRILVVAAGYYGAGQIGLLRKMTVHGATVTPLWPSTGIALGCLLYLGIGVWPGITLGALLNIITLSDTVSLSDYGIMMSSTVAPVCSYLMLRRFGFRMELDRLRDGVVLVFLGAMAGMLISATVGTVLFVLDGKLPAGHFWPVWAAWWSGDAMGVLVVTPLMLVMRKARLPRADDRWLEATALAVVSVVVSLVATRSELSMIYLVFPLLIWAALRFQLAGSAPCALLVSVLAIIAGGQAVGPFAGHTVLQVMLNLAILNGSVALTALLLAAIVTEKMDIRRRIEQACVELADVVDHLAPGRSATAWPSRYKERRDGL, encoded by the coding sequence GTGATCCGCAGCGAGGAAACCAGACGTACGGCGTCAGCCGTGCTCCGCATCCTGGTCGTCGCCGCCGGCTACTACGGGGCAGGACAGATCGGTCTGCTGAGAAAGATGACCGTCCACGGCGCCACGGTCACTCCGCTCTGGCCGTCGACGGGGATCGCCCTGGGCTGCTTGCTGTACCTGGGCATCGGCGTCTGGCCCGGCATCACCCTCGGCGCCCTGCTCAACATCATCACGCTCTCCGACACGGTCTCGCTCTCCGACTACGGCATCATGATGAGCAGTACCGTGGCGCCCGTCTGCTCGTACCTCATGCTGCGCAGATTCGGCTTCCGGATGGAGCTGGACCGGCTGCGTGACGGCGTCGTACTGGTCTTCCTCGGCGCGATGGCCGGAATGCTGATCAGCGCGACGGTCGGCACCGTGCTCTTCGTACTCGACGGCAAGCTGCCCGCAGGCCATTTCTGGCCGGTCTGGGCGGCGTGGTGGTCGGGGGACGCCATGGGCGTGCTCGTGGTCACGCCGCTCATGCTCGTCATGCGCAAGGCGCGGCTGCCCCGCGCCGACGACAGATGGCTGGAGGCGACCGCACTGGCGGTCGTCTCCGTCGTGGTCTCACTGGTGGCCACGCGGAGCGAACTGTCGATGATCTATCTGGTGTTTCCGCTGCTCATCTGGGCCGCCCTCCGCTTCCAGCTGGCGGGCAGCGCGCCCTGCGCGCTGCTGGTGTCCGTGCTGGCAATCATCGCGGGAGGGCAGGCGGTTGGTCCGTTCGCCGGACACACCGTCCTGCAGGTGATGCTGAACCTGGCGATCCTGAATGGCTCCGTGGCGCTGACCGCGCTGCTGCTGGCGGCGATCGTCACCGAGAAGATGGACATCCGGCGCCGGATCGAGCAGGCCTGTGTGGAGCTGGCCGACGTGGTGGACCACCTCGCGCCGGGCAGATCGGCGACCGCGTGGCCGTCGCGGTACAAGGAAAGACGCGACGGCCTCTGA
- a CDS encoding PP2C family protein-serine/threonine phosphatase has protein sequence MNRRRPHRSASAEELLTTLQQLTARARHEVQLHQARVELAEALQQELLPVGLPSFPGLQTAARYSPARSGLDIGGDWYDGFPLPDGTLGFAIGDVQGHDVEAAAFMGQIRIGMRAIAATTADPGEIVGRTNDLLLSIDSTLLATCTFVRFDPHAGELRTARAGHVAAVWATTDGRSGITQDAGGLPLGVGEAEKYPVTRHRLTAPGAFVLVTDGVVEGPSFPIDEGLDAVVRLVAARASASAEALADEVMQTAERTGHQDDAAVLVLRHKGFPVGSG, from the coding sequence ATGAACCGGCGTCGTCCTCACCGTTCCGCGAGTGCCGAGGAGCTGCTCACCACGCTGCAGCAGCTCACCGCCCGGGCACGGCACGAGGTCCAGCTGCACCAGGCTCGGGTGGAGCTGGCCGAGGCGTTGCAGCAGGAGTTGCTCCCCGTCGGCCTTCCCTCGTTCCCGGGGCTGCAGACCGCCGCCCGGTACTCACCGGCTCGCAGCGGACTGGACATCGGTGGCGACTGGTACGACGGTTTTCCACTGCCGGACGGCACCCTCGGGTTCGCCATCGGGGATGTGCAGGGCCATGACGTGGAGGCCGCCGCGTTCATGGGGCAGATCCGGATCGGCATGCGGGCGATCGCAGCCACCACCGCGGATCCCGGCGAGATCGTGGGCCGGACGAATGATCTGCTCCTCTCCATCGACTCCACCCTCTTGGCGACCTGCACGTTCGTCCGTTTCGACCCGCACGCCGGGGAACTGCGCACGGCCCGGGCCGGACATGTGGCCGCCGTCTGGGCCACGACGGACGGGCGGTCGGGGATCACACAGGACGCGGGCGGACTGCCGCTGGGTGTCGGTGAGGCGGAGAAGTATCCGGTCACCCGCCACCGGCTGACCGCCCCAGGAGCGTTCGTGCTTGTCACGGACGGAGTCGTCGAAGGGCCCTCGTTCCCGATCGACGAGGGGCTGGACGCGGTCGTGCGACTGGTGGCCGCGCGGGCCTCGGCGTCGGCCGAGGCGCTGGCCGACGAGGTGATGCAGACGGCGGAGCGCACCGGTCACCAGGACGACGCGGCCGTCCTGGTCCTGCGCCACAAAGGCTTCCCCGTCGGCTCCGGGTGA
- a CDS encoding DUF1876 domain-containing protein, which produces MTRTLEWNVHLDLSEENGTTKAEAVLDTGSEKLMGHGVARCNPQDVDIPTIGDELAASRAMKDVAGQLMRAADREMEAVGAGPTKGPLGKPYAWPDVAG; this is translated from the coding sequence ATGACACGCACACTGGAGTGGAATGTCCACCTCGATCTCTCCGAGGAGAACGGTACGACCAAGGCCGAAGCCGTGCTGGACACCGGTTCCGAGAAGCTCATGGGGCATGGGGTCGCCCGCTGCAACCCGCAGGACGTGGACATCCCCACCATCGGTGACGAACTCGCGGCGAGCCGTGCCATGAAGGACGTCGCGGGCCAGCTGATGAGAGCGGCCGACCGCGAGATGGAGGCGGTGGGCGCCGGCCCCACGAAGGGGCCCCTGGGCAAGCCGTACGCCTGGCCGGATGTGGCGGGCTGA
- a CDS encoding XdhC family protein — MREILPALSRWYASGEPFGLATVVAVTRSAPRGPGAAMAVGPGDEVVGSVSGGCVEGAVFDLATEVVETGRAQLRTFGYSDEDAFAVGLTCGGEITLLVRPVSPATDPAFGEVAASVAEHRPVVLATVTDGPARHGAALAVWPDTVSGSLGTSGLDAAVTADARGELAQGATGLRHYGPRGERREDDVTVFLHSFAPPPRMLVFGAIDFAAAVARIGAFLGYLVTVCDARPVFADPRRFPDGVEVVVDWPHRYLRSTDTDERTVMCVLTHDPKFDVPLLEVALRCPAAYIGVMGSRRTHEDRLARLRETGLGGTELARLRSPIGLDLGARTPEEVAVSIAAEIVALRWGGTGAPLADTAGAIHRPRPMSL; from the coding sequence ATGCGTGAGATCCTCCCGGCGCTGAGCCGCTGGTACGCCTCCGGAGAGCCGTTCGGGCTCGCCACCGTCGTCGCGGTCACCCGAAGCGCGCCCCGCGGCCCCGGCGCGGCGATGGCGGTGGGCCCCGGTGACGAAGTCGTGGGCAGCGTGTCCGGCGGCTGTGTCGAAGGAGCCGTCTTCGACCTGGCCACGGAGGTCGTCGAGACCGGCCGGGCACAACTGCGGACGTTCGGTTACAGCGACGAGGACGCCTTCGCGGTCGGCCTCACCTGCGGTGGTGAGATCACCCTTCTCGTACGCCCTGTGTCGCCCGCGACCGACCCCGCGTTCGGCGAGGTCGCCGCGTCGGTCGCCGAACACCGGCCGGTGGTTCTGGCCACCGTGACGGACGGCCCTGCCCGGCACGGCGCCGCGCTCGCCGTCTGGCCGGACACGGTGTCCGGTTCGCTCGGAACCAGCGGCCTCGACGCGGCTGTGACCGCCGACGCACGGGGCGAACTGGCCCAAGGGGCAACGGGCCTGCGCCACTACGGTCCACGTGGCGAGCGCCGTGAGGACGACGTCACCGTGTTCCTGCACTCCTTCGCGCCGCCCCCGCGCATGCTTGTCTTCGGTGCGATCGATTTCGCCGCCGCGGTGGCCCGGATCGGAGCGTTCCTCGGCTACCTGGTCACCGTCTGCGACGCACGGCCGGTCTTCGCCGACCCCCGGCGATTCCCGGACGGTGTGGAGGTGGTCGTCGACTGGCCGCACCGCTATCTGCGCTCCACGGACACCGATGAGCGGACCGTCATGTGCGTGCTCACGCACGATCCGAAGTTCGACGTCCCCTTGTTGGAGGTGGCTCTGCGCTGCCCGGCCGCGTACATCGGCGTGATGGGAAGCCGCCGGACTCATGAGGACCGGCTGGCACGGCTGCGGGAGACCGGCCTGGGCGGGACGGAACTGGCGAGACTGCGCTCGCCCATCGGCCTCGATCTCGGCGCCCGCACCCCCGAGGAGGTGGCTGTCTCGATCGCCGCGGAGATCGTCGCACTGCGCTGGGGCGGCACCGGCGCCCCCCTCGCCGACACCGCAGGGGCGATCCACCGGCCGCGACCGATGTCCCTGTGA
- a CDS encoding pectate lyase produces MRTENQHARRRGGRAAASFIAVVSLIAAALTALFATGSATAAPAAGSYSLSNAGSGLCLEVPASATSDGVQLSQNTCTGAARQTWRLTASGSGYTLAASHSGKCAAVRDASTSAGKAVEQQTCSGASSQVWTLAPVSGNTYQVVNSNGGKCLNTKDSSTAVGAVVQQNSCDSVTSKRWTFTAAGSVPTDPPTTPPTTPPTTPPTTPGAPPAWPTANGSQAVTATIGVSGTYDGGLKRFYGSGDLGSDGQDEDQPAMFELADGATLQNVILGAPAADGVHCLGACTLKNVWWEDVGEDAATFLGGSSSLVRTIDGGGARLADDKVFQHNGAGTLIIKNFRVEDFGKLYRSCGNCSTMYGRHVQVQNVWVTSPGDSIVGINTNYGDTARFSGITIYDDADADIDICTKYKGVTSGEPTKIGTGADGTNCIYSPSDITYVD; encoded by the coding sequence GTGCGCACAGAGAATCAGCATGCCAGACGGCGGGGCGGCCGGGCAGCCGCCTCGTTCATCGCGGTCGTCTCACTGATCGCCGCGGCTCTCACAGCACTGTTCGCGACCGGCTCGGCCACGGCCGCGCCGGCAGCGGGCTCGTACAGCCTGTCGAACGCAGGCAGCGGACTGTGTCTGGAGGTTCCGGCCTCCGCAACCTCCGACGGTGTCCAGCTCAGCCAGAACACCTGCACCGGCGCCGCCCGGCAGACGTGGCGGCTCACGGCCTCCGGAAGCGGCTACACCCTGGCTGCCTCGCACAGCGGCAAGTGCGCCGCGGTGCGTGACGCCTCCACCAGCGCGGGCAAGGCGGTCGAGCAGCAGACCTGCAGCGGCGCCTCCAGTCAGGTGTGGACGCTCGCTCCGGTCAGCGGCAACACCTACCAGGTCGTCAACAGCAACGGCGGCAAGTGCCTCAACACCAAGGACAGTTCGACCGCGGTCGGCGCCGTGGTCCAGCAGAACTCCTGCGACTCGGTGACCAGCAAGCGCTGGACCTTCACCGCGGCGGGCTCCGTCCCCACGGATCCGCCGACCACTCCCCCGACCACTCCGCCCACGACGCCGCCCACCACCCCCGGGGCACCGCCCGCATGGCCCACCGCCAACGGCAGTCAGGCCGTGACGGCGACCATCGGAGTGTCCGGTACCTACGACGGCGGCCTGAAGCGCTTCTACGGCAGCGGTGACCTCGGCAGCGACGGTCAGGACGAGGACCAGCCGGCCATGTTCGAGCTCGCGGACGGTGCCACTCTGCAGAACGTCATCCTCGGCGCCCCGGCCGCCGACGGCGTCCACTGCCTCGGCGCCTGCACGCTCAAGAACGTGTGGTGGGAGGATGTGGGTGAGGACGCCGCGACCTTCCTCGGCGGCTCCTCCTCGCTGGTCCGCACGATCGACGGCGGCGGCGCGAGGCTGGCGGACGACAAGGTGTTCCAGCACAACGGCGCCGGCACCCTGATCATCAAGAACTTCCGGGTCGAGGACTTCGGCAAGCTGTACCGCTCGTGCGGCAACTGCTCCACGATGTACGGCCGGCACGTCCAGGTACAGAACGTCTGGGTCACCTCGCCGGGTGACAGCATCGTGGGCATCAACACCAACTACGGTGACACGGCCCGGTTCTCCGGCATCACGATCTACGACGACGCAGATGCCGATATCGACATCTGCACCAAGTACAAGGGTGTGACGAGCGGCGAGCCCACCAAGATCGGTACCGGGGCGGACGGCACCAACTGCATCTACTCCCCCTCGGACATCACCTACGTCGACTGA
- a CDS encoding DUF6629 family protein, with translation MCWSATADLVAGSGIAAIGAVCVARTRGSRDLPLAALPLLLGAHQIIESFIWRSGGGAGPATVAWAVIALPLLALWVPSAVLSAAPPRARRRLLLPVVVGAVTAACLAYGLAARPVTAEIRGHTLGYVLDLPHSELLVAGYLVATVGSLLLAGDRLLRLLGFLVAAGAAICATLWRLEFISTWCAFAAVCSVVLLGWTRRPPVTDRTSLQHH, from the coding sequence ATGTGCTGGAGTGCGACCGCCGATCTGGTGGCCGGTTCCGGCATCGCCGCGATCGGAGCGGTCTGCGTCGCGCGCACCCGCGGGTCCCGCGATCTGCCGCTCGCTGCGCTGCCGCTGCTACTCGGTGCCCATCAGATCATCGAGTCGTTCATCTGGCGCTCCGGCGGCGGCGCCGGACCCGCCACGGTGGCCTGGGCCGTCATCGCCCTTCCGCTGCTGGCGCTCTGGGTGCCGTCGGCAGTGCTGAGCGCCGCGCCGCCGCGGGCCCGGCGCCGGCTGCTGCTCCCCGTGGTGGTCGGCGCCGTGACCGCCGCCTGCCTCGCGTACGGTCTGGCCGCCCGCCCTGTGACCGCGGAGATCCGCGGTCACACCCTCGGCTACGTCCTCGACCTTCCGCACTCGGAACTGCTCGTCGCGGGCTACCTCGTGGCCACGGTCGGCTCCCTGCTGCTCGCCGGTGACCGTCTGCTGCGGCTCCTCGGCTTCCTCGTCGCCGCCGGCGCCGCGATCTGCGCGACGCTGTGGCGTCTGGAGTTCATCTCCACCTGGTGCGCGTTCGCCGCGGTGTGCTCGGTGGTCCTGCTCGGCTGGACGCGCCGTCCGCCGGTCACCGATCGAACGTCGCTGCAGCATCACTGA
- a CDS encoding acyl-CoA dehydrogenase family protein has product MTVTASPTGLRPEAPAPHPTHEVTNQAPPRTSLDEYGTNLPLAEAVRTFGAAWHEPELHEIGSLVGSTKFQTDAELAHTSPPVLRTHDRYGNRVDEVDFHPAYHEIIGAAVRHGAHTAAWADPKPGAAVARAASFMLFAQVEPGHACPMSMSHAVVPVLQRDLEVGQDWLPGLLSRSYDPRLIAPGSKSGLTFGMGMTEKQGGSDVRANTTRAVPVASDPDGRAHLLTGHKWFFSAPQSDAFLVLAQAAAGLTCFLVPRVLADGTRNTVRIQRLKNKLGNKSNASSEVEFDSTWAVRVGEPGRGVPTIIEMVNHTRLDCVLGTTAGMRQSVSEAIWHAEHRSAFGARLVDQPAMTAVLADLALETEAATWTSLRLAQAYETGSGDSEAMFRRLATAVAKYWICKRGPHHAYEALECLGGNGYTEDWPLARRYREQPVMAVWEGSGNVIALDVLRGIARTPQSLDAFWAELETTGGASAVLDAHVRRVRRELAEDLLDPLAAQTRARATVEAMALALQSSLMLRHAPAPMAEAFVAARLGEDRGHQYGILPRGTDAAAIVERHFGGL; this is encoded by the coding sequence ATGACCGTCACCGCATCCCCGACCGGCCTCCGGCCGGAGGCTCCCGCACCGCACCCCACCCATGAGGTCACCAACCAGGCGCCGCCCCGGACCAGCCTCGACGAGTACGGCACCAATCTGCCGCTCGCCGAGGCCGTCCGGACATTCGGCGCGGCATGGCACGAGCCGGAACTCCACGAGATCGGCAGCCTGGTCGGCTCCACGAAGTTCCAGACCGATGCGGAGCTCGCCCACACGTCCCCGCCCGTGCTGCGCACCCACGACCGGTACGGCAACCGGGTCGACGAGGTCGACTTCCACCCGGCGTACCACGAGATCATCGGCGCGGCCGTGCGTCATGGCGCGCACACCGCGGCGTGGGCCGATCCGAAGCCGGGTGCCGCCGTGGCCCGGGCGGCGTCGTTCATGCTGTTCGCCCAGGTCGAGCCGGGCCACGCCTGCCCGATGTCCATGTCGCACGCCGTGGTCCCGGTCCTGCAACGCGACCTCGAAGTGGGCCAGGACTGGCTGCCGGGTCTGCTCAGTCGCTCCTACGACCCGCGGCTGATCGCTCCGGGCAGCAAGTCGGGGCTGACGTTCGGTATGGGGATGACGGAGAAGCAGGGCGGCTCCGACGTCCGAGCCAACACCACGCGCGCGGTCCCGGTCGCCTCCGACCCCGACGGCCGAGCCCATCTGCTGACCGGTCACAAGTGGTTCTTCTCAGCCCCGCAGTCGGATGCCTTCCTGGTTCTGGCCCAGGCGGCGGCCGGGCTGACCTGCTTCCTCGTACCGCGTGTGCTGGCCGACGGCACGCGTAACACGGTCCGTATCCAGCGGCTGAAGAACAAGCTCGGCAACAAGTCGAACGCCTCCTCCGAGGTGGAGTTCGACTCCACGTGGGCGGTACGGGTCGGCGAGCCGGGGCGTGGCGTTCCCACCATCATCGAGATGGTCAACCACACGCGCCTGGACTGTGTACTGGGCACCACGGCGGGCATGCGCCAGTCGGTCTCCGAGGCGATCTGGCATGCGGAGCACCGCAGCGCCTTCGGTGCCCGGCTGGTCGACCAGCCGGCCATGACGGCGGTCCTCGCCGATCTTGCCCTGGAGACGGAGGCCGCGACCTGGACCTCGCTGCGGCTCGCCCAGGCGTACGAGACGGGCAGCGGCGACTCCGAGGCGATGTTCCGCCGGCTGGCCACGGCGGTGGCCAAGTACTGGATCTGCAAGCGCGGCCCGCACCACGCCTACGAGGCGCTGGAGTGCCTGGGCGGCAACGGCTACACCGAGGACTGGCCGCTGGCCCGCCGCTACCGCGAACAGCCGGTGATGGCCGTGTGGGAGGGCTCGGGCAATGTCATCGCCCTCGATGTCCTGCGTGGCATCGCCAGGACCCCGCAGTCGCTGGACGCCTTCTGGGCCGAGCTGGAGACGACCGGCGGTGCCAGTGCCGTACTCGACGCACATGTGCGCCGGGTGCGTCGTGAGCTGGCGGAGGACCTGCTCGATCCCCTTGCCGCACAGACGCGTGCCCGGGCGACGGTCGAGGCCATGGCGCTGGCCCTGCAGTCCTCGCTGATGCTGCGTCACGCTCCGGCGCCCATGGCCGAGGCGTTCGTCGCCGCCCGCCTGGGTGAAGACCGTGGCCATCAGTACGGCATCCTGCCGCGCGGCACGGACGCCGCCGCGATCGTGGAGCGGCACTTCGGCGGACTCTGA
- a CDS encoding TetR/AcrR family transcriptional regulator yields MAYRPTARTEATRLAHRQRLLDAARQLLAEGGYAAASISALAERAQVATGSVYNHFASKQELLAAVFRHVAGHELTAVQEAVGAKCGAAEQLRALVEVFAFRALRTPRTAWALLAEPVDPLVEAERLTYRRGYHALAETVITAGIESGELPVQNARLSAAAVIGAISESLLGPLSPVGERTDPEPLVAGIATLCLRAVGAVGT; encoded by the coding sequence GTGGCCTACCGCCCCACCGCCCGCACCGAGGCGACACGGCTCGCGCATCGCCAGCGGTTGCTGGACGCCGCACGACAGCTGCTGGCCGAGGGCGGATACGCCGCGGCCAGCATCTCCGCGCTCGCCGAGCGCGCCCAGGTCGCCACCGGCAGCGTCTACAACCACTTCGCCTCGAAGCAGGAGTTGCTGGCCGCGGTCTTCCGGCATGTCGCCGGCCATGAGCTCACCGCGGTACAGGAAGCCGTGGGCGCGAAATGCGGGGCGGCCGAGCAATTGCGCGCCCTGGTCGAGGTGTTCGCGTTCCGGGCCCTGCGTACGCCGCGTACGGCCTGGGCGCTGCTCGCAGAGCCCGTCGATCCGCTGGTCGAGGCGGAACGACTGACCTACCGGCGCGGCTATCACGCCCTCGCCGAAACGGTCATCACAGCCGGCATCGAGTCGGGTGAGCTGCCCGTGCAGAACGCCCGGCTGTCTGCCGCCGCGGTGATCGGCGCGATCAGTGAATCGCTGCTCGGCCCGCTGTCCCCGGTGGGCGAGCGGACCGACCCGGAGCCGCTCGTGGCAGGTATCGCCACCCTGTGCCTCAGAGCCGTGGGAGCGGTCGGCACCTGA